The following proteins are co-located in the Anoplopoma fimbria isolate UVic2021 breed Golden Eagle Sablefish chromosome 18, Afim_UVic_2022, whole genome shotgun sequence genome:
- the knstrn gene encoding small kinetochore-associated protein, producing the protein MSSKIPRGVQLPVEMKKTGKFESKDAATVSATENAAKKSDGVLKPQKENIPKKTVAPKGYKGVSTRYGQQAELKGQNQHLTATNEELQKNLTETQQRVAELALQFSELEKENAEVHKNLKDCHILLVAANIDPVLGERVGEAAQQNEDKRKEVMSLSTDLLNELKVFGDTASQQRARLEEIQTTMTDLTKAREHMMQERENFSLEAAEIEKTLKEAEALLL; encoded by the exons ATGTCATCCAAAATTCCAAGAG GTGTCCAGTTACCTGTAGAAATGAAGAAAACCGGTAAATTTGAATCCAAAGACGCAGCAACTGTATCTGCAACAGAAAATGCCGCCAAGAAGTCAGATGGTGTCCTCAAACCTCAAAAGGAAAACATACCAAA GAAAACTGTTGCTCCCAAAGGATACAAAGG GGTCTCCACCAGGTATGGGCAACAGGCAGAGCTTAAGGGGCAGAATCAGCATCTGACGGCTACCAATGAGGAGCTGCAGAAAAacctcacagagacacag CAAAGAGTTGCCGAGTTGGCGCTGCAGTTCAGTGAACTAGAAAAGGAGAATGCAGAGGTTCATAAAAACCTGAAGGACTGTCACATTCTCCTAGTCGCAGCCAATATAGACCCAG TTTTAGGAGAAAGGGTTGGAGAAGCTGCACAACAAAatgaagataaaagaaaagaggttatg AGTCTGTCCACAGACCTGCTGAATGAATTAAAAGTGTTTGGAGACACTGCATCACAGCAACGTGCCCGGTTAGAG gAAATCCAAACAACGATGACAGATCTCACAAAAGCACGGGAACATATGATGCAGGAAAGGGAGAACTTCTCCCTGGAGGCGGCTGAAATTGAAAAAACTCTCAAGGAAGCAGAAGCTCTCTTGCtgtaa
- the knl1 gene encoding uncharacterized protein knl1 translates to MEPLDPAKTDEGSGSSKRRISSILKAPRRSVRFPEPQPQEHVVECAKPVEKRNSRRVSFAPANDVLLFSKDVKNASPARSPLQDLTATTVTDAQNRVQTVVTEDGIQQIMGMETLLNAPLHASQQRDKADFATGDDLGEKTVMFSTDDAFMDMTHCHTINIANDADLVADISLQNYDSLPTRGKKTVKLTANDGAKGMTLSHNVNIGSVSVPTSRNIDLGVEKKNVSSSAATLDPGFENFLASLSKPSDASANPVITRMTPAASSERSNCSMAQIKPQRADVDKENQAPTSAAALMEKSLSTSRKIGELPYGSALCPEDDLSMDMTEAQTGRILGFTDDDDPFQCLFPTQEMYSDLDNRVSLTKEKTKQQQISKPQASFTPKDMTSLKNPSLHDLNQRHKANLDKADKCSEKTIMFTAGDEFMDMTQSHTVNIASGSLAPSNKNMDLFLTRGKMDNTSSLEERKPGAHSGSPAIARMVPSTAASSRETVDTNRSLSQLKSNVGKENQSLNTSRVSGESFNGGTICPENDVSMDMTEAQTGRIIGLTGSDDPFQFLFPTQDMYPPSGSLKKQEVTSEQKNNKGLGSSNHTGMENSPKTRVQRNPVKYDTEEDFRDKTVRFTADDACMEVTRSHTVNIATDFELQSLQNSYLLPTSGEKTVRFTADGAAMDMTQCLTVNIASTLVSDSLLPVKKQDAETCDLPRNRSAHRLNPSFGASLSKTSGPSGNPVITKMMPTAAQSSTIGDSWNGGTICPEDDVSMDMTEAQTGRILGITGTDDPLQCLFPTQDMYPQSGNLKKAEMTSQQQHNEALESSNRKGMDTSLTASLKTKVQKHQVKFEAEDDCREKTVRFTADDACMDVTKSHTVNIATDLQLQSHQNLDFLPACGEKTVRFNATDACMDVTKSHTVNIATDLQLQSHQNVDFLPACGEKTVRFTATDAAMDVTKSHTVNIATDLQLESHQNVDFLPACGEKTVRFTATDAAMDVTRSHTVNIATDFEPQSHQNVEYLAGCGEKTLRFTATDAGMDVTQCLTVNIAQNSASESLLPHRDSDISTHENINFPAEMTHLQRRNRSSSAHTLDPGFKNSLSRKSGPWAYPVITRAVAPAALSPHFLNPVKTKRPGVDTEKEAQAFVSAAEKKPINTTTVESPEDNVSMDMTEAQTGCILGQTDEPPQCLSSTQDLCRNSDHLDNTGVTTQLSSEELGSSNDGGVEITTPPDSLHSNETGTRCEPRNQTGTLSQKMENSPSARVDHDVGTAPSRKSSRMSLADLQSKVRRLSHIMNTAPAMDACTAPLPGLEPDIDKNSKDRTKCPPVTEPELEMGYVNTEENTQAQSLMQGEQSFTTTTTTPFNLKTKQLMSRLSMGSFKAKLPQRGKPEDPKKQNSVGEPTRTVTVNVTNKLSNFDNDLSNIYDEELGSFEDMSETLDMSPQRATEKVSTSHGFHEDELIEEEFFEQDFISSVNGKKRPLPVDENNMEDEKRMKTFTEATTDVETSHVVEGDGNITTAPTMTAQTTDYSNSSHTASTRCEATFESTFKQSLFESQLEDYTNDVQKKLDDGTITVLEFFKLFNIDFVIHNPRQSILHARLLSDTDRTPMDLLKERHIDRPKQMVYETDVLNLTEKVEGLKERMRDLDKPLKIVNRPLWEEVRNSSEKELKSFGAKLKERNNLFRKLSKVQSHEMKEVLYSNLVQANLEEQQRSRGTIEEADEMLKSLDDCIQELETELAAVEENGFEDKPSLKSRQEEMQKVTEALADNDRQISELEMQNKQSSNKLNRLKAETRNLESHVNVLHMLNEWKFAKKTDNCTTYTFLHETFHLELVYEKSSGNDAGDQSERKISHIAFKLQLDDEKSQGHACLVHKLLSEYFERESDWVEKYPTSRHVPKLLHDVSLAVSRCRLLGEELRLLKMWGGLRLDILNINCVDTQVHIVFSRLKTFSKFEVIFSVSLIDHLCVLKVQSFKNMIGNTTIQQIEEIVASFSPTKNLLTKIVKKIHDHLLC, encoded by the exons ATGGAGCCTCTGGATCCTGCCAAGACTGA TGAAGGCAGTGGATCCTCCAAGCGACGCATTTCTTCG attttaaaagcACCACGGAGATCAGTCAGATttcctgagccacagccacagGAACATGTG GTGGAGTGTGCCAAACCGGTGGAAAAGAGGAATTCAAGAAGAGTCAGTTTTGCCCCTGCCAACGATGTTCTTCTGTTCTCAAA GGATGTAAAAAATGCCTCTCCTGCCAGAAGTCCTTTACAAGACTTAACAGCAACAA CAGTGACAGATGCACAAAATAG GGTCCAGACTGTGGTCACTGAAGATGGGATTCAACAAATTATGG GAATGGAAACCCTGTTGAATGCTCCTCTACATGCCTCTCAACAAAGGGATAAG GCCGACTTTGCTACTGGGGATGACTTAGGGGAGAAAACAGTGATGTTCTCGACAGATGATGCATTCATGGACATGACCCACTGTCACACAATAAACATCGCAAATGATGCAGATTTAGTTGCAGACATTTCCCTCCAAAACTATGACTCTTTACCCactagaggaaagaaaacagtgaagCTCACTGCCAATGATGGAGCCAAGGGTATGACCCTAAGTCATAACGTGAACATTGGGTCAGTATCAGTTCCCACTAGCAGAAATATCGATTTAGGAgtagagaagaaaaatgtatcGTCATCAGCAGCTACTTTGGATCCTGGATTTGAAAACTTCCTTGCAAGCCTCTCTAAACCAAGTGACGCCAGCGCTAATCCTGTGATCACCAGGATGACGCCTGCTGCATCGTCTGAAAGATCAAACTGCTCCATGGCCCAGATTAAACCACAAAGGGCTGATGTGGATAAAGAAAATCAGGCTCCAacttctgctgcagctctgatGGAGAAGTCACTAAGTACATCCAGGAAGATTGGTGAATTACCTTATGGAAGTGCACTCTGTCCTGAAGATGATTTAAGCATGGATATGACTGAAGCTCAGACAGGTCGCATTCTGGGATTCACCGATGACGATGATCCCTTTCAGTGTCTTTTCCCCACGCAAGAAATGTACTCCGACCTTGACAACAGAGTGTCACTGACAAAAGAGAAgaccaaacagcagcagatcaGTAAACCACAGGCGTCATTCACCCCTAAAG ATATGACATCTTTGAAGAATCCATCTCTACATGATTTGAATCAAAGACACAAG gCCAACCTGGATAAAGCAGACAAATGCAGTGAGAAAACGATAATGTTCACTGCAGGTGATGAGTTTATGGATATGACTCAGAGTCACACGGTAAACATTGCCAGTGGTTCATTAGCTccttcaaacaaaaacatggaccTTTTTCTCACTCGTGGAAAAATGGACAATACTTCATCCCTGGAGGAGAGAAAACCCGGTGCCCACAGTGGTAGTCCTGCAATTGCAAGAATGGTACCTTCTACGGCAGCATCCTCTAGGGAAACTGTTGACACAAACCGCTCCCTGTCCCAGCTGAAAAGTAATGTTGGCAAAGAAAATCAGTCACTAAATACAAGCAGGGTTTCTGGAGAATCTTTTAATGGAGGTACAATCTGTCCTGAAAATGATGTGAGCATGGATATGACTGAAGCTCAGACAGGTCGCATTATAGGACTTACTGGCTCAGATGATCCTTTCCAGTTTCTTTTTCCCACACAAGACATGTACCCCCCGAGTGGAAGTCTGAAGAAACAAGAGGTGACTTCAGAACAGAAGAACAACAAAGGGCTGGGATCATCTAATCACACAG GTATGGAAAACTCACCGAAGACAAGGGTGCAAAGAAATCCG GTCAAATATGATACTGAGGAAGACTTCAGAGATAAAACAGTGAGGTTTACTGCTGATGATGCCTGTATGGAGGTTACACGGAGTCACACTGTAAACATTGCCACTGATTTCGAATTGCAATCGCTCCAAAATTCTTACTTATTACCCACAAGCGGAGAGAAAACCGTGAGGTTCACTGCAGATGGTGCAGCTATGGATATGACCCAGTGCCTCACTGTAAATATTGCAAGTACTTTAGTATCAGATTCACTTCtccctgtaaagaaacaagatgCTGAGACATGTGATCTGCCTAGAAACAGATCAGCACACCGTTTGAATCCAAGCTTTGGTGCAAGCCTCTCAAAAACAAGTGGCCCCAGTGGTAATCCAGTGATCACAAAAATGATGCCTACAGCTGCCCAATCCTCTACCATTGGAGACTCATGGAATGGAGGGACAATCTGTCCAGAAGATGATGTGAGCATGGACATGACTGAAGCTCAAACAGGCCGGATTTTAGGAATCACAGGTACAGATGATCCTCTTCAGTGTCTTTTCCCCACACAAGACATGTACCCCCAAAGTGGTAACTTGAAGAAAGCAGAGATGACTTCACAACAGCAGCACAATGAAGCACTGGAATCATCTAACCGCAAAG GTATGGATACCTCATTGACTGCTTCTTTAAAGACGAAGGTGCAAAAGCATCAG GTCAAGTTTGAAGCTGAAGAcgactgcagagagaaaacagtgaGGTTTACTGCTGATGATGCCTGTATGGATGTGACAAAAAGTCACACTGTAAACATTGCCACTGATTTACAACTGCAGTCTCACCAAAATCTGGACTTTTTACCTGCTTGTGGAGAGAAAACTGTGAGGTTCAATGCAACAGATGCCTGTATGGATGTGACAAAAAGTCACACTGTAAACATTGCAACAGATTTGCAACTGCAGTCTCACCAAAATGTGGACTTTTTACCTGCTTGCGGAGAGAAAACAGTGAGGTTTACTGCAACAGATGCAGCTATGGATGTGACAAAAAGTCACACTGTGAACATTGCAACAGATTTGCAACTGGAGTCTCACCAAAATGTGGACTTTTTACCTGCTTGTGGAGAGAAAACAGTGAGGTTTACTGCAACAGATGCAGCTATGGATGTGACAAGAAGTCACACTGTAAATATTGCCACCGATTTCGAACCACAGTCTCACCAAAATGTAGAATATTTAGCTGGTTGTGGAGAGAAAACGTTGAGGTTCACTGCAACTGATGCAGGTATGGATGTGACCCAGTGCCTCACTGTAAATATTGCCCAAAATTCAGCATCAGAGTCACTTCTTCCACACCGAGATTCTGACATATCCAcccatgaaaacataaattttCCAGCGGAGATGACACATCTTCAGCGTAGAAACCGATCTTCATCAGCGCACACTTTGGATCCAGGATTTAAAAACTCCCTATCTAGGAAAAGTGGCCCCTGGGCTTATCCTGTGATCACCAGAGCAGTGGCTCCTGCAGCACTGTCCCCTCACTTCCTGAACCCAGTTAAAACAAAGAGGCCAGGTGTGGATACTGAAAAGGAAGCTCAAGCTTTTGTTTCCGCTGCCGAAAAGAAGCCAATAAATACAACCACGGTGGAAAGTCCGGAGGACAATGTGAGCATGGATATGACTGAAGCTCAGACGGGTTGTATTTTGGGACAAACAGATGAGCCGCCTCAATGCCTTTCTTCAACACAGGACTTATGCCGCAATTCTGACCATTTGGATAACACCGGGGTCACTACACAATTAAGCAGTGAAGAACTGGGATCATCCAACGATGGTGGCGTGGAAATCACAACCCCTCCTGATTCTCTTCACTCGAATGAAACTGGCACCAGGTGCGAACCAAGAAATCAAACTGGTACTTTATCGCAGAAGATGGAGAATTCACCCAGTGCTCGTGTCGACCATGATGTTGGTACAGCGCCTTCACGGAAGTCTAGCCGAATGAGTTTGGCTGATCTTCAATCAAAAGTAAGACGTTTGAGCCACATAATGAACACAGCTCCTGCCATGGACGCCTGCACAGCACCTTTGCCTGGACTAGAACCCGACATTGACAAAAACTCAAAAGACAGAACTAAATGCCCACCTGTAACGGAGCCTGAACTTGAAATGGGTTAtgtaaacacagaagaaaatacACAAGCTCAAAGTCTTATGCAAGGAGAACAATCCTttactactacaacaacaactcctTTCAACCTGAAGACTAAACAACTCATGTCAAGGCTCTCAATGGGAAGCTTTAAGGCGAAACTCCCCCAAAGAGGCAAACCTGAAGACCCAAAGAAGCAGAATTCTGTGGGAGAACCTACAAGGACAGTCACCGTCAACGTTACGAATAAACTGAGCAACTTTGACAATGATTTGAGCAATATCTATGACGAAGAGCTTGGAAGCTTTGAAGATATGTCAGAAACACTGGACATGAGTCCTCAGAGAGCCACTGAAAAAGTGAGTACTTCTCATGGGTTCCACGAGGATGAGCTTATAGAGGAAGAATTTTTTGAACAGGACTTTATTAGTTCTGTCAATGGGAAAAAGAGACCTTTGCCAGTAGATGAAAACAACATGGAGgatgaaaaaagaatgaaaacattcaCTGAGGCGACCACTGACGTTGAAACG tcTCATGTTGTGGAGGGTGACGGTAACATTACTACAGCTCCAACCATGACTGCACAGACCACAGATTACTCCAACAGCAGTCACACAGCCAGCACCAGGTGTGAAGCTACATTTGAATCAA cttTCAAACAAAGCCTGTTTGAATCCCAGCTTGAAGACTACACCAATGATGTACAGAAG AAACTCGATGATGGCACCATTACAGTGTTGGAGTTCTTTAAACTCTTCAACATAGACTTTGTCATCCATAATCCACGGCAAAGCATCCTTCATGCGAGA CTTTTGTCAGACACAGATCGCACACCGATGGATTTATTGAAAGAAAGACACATCGACCGTCCTAAACAGATGGTGTACGAGACCGACGTCCTCAACCTCACAGAAAAGGTGGAGGG GTTGAAGGAGCGAATGCGGGACTTGGACAAACCACTGAAGATTGTTAATAGACCGCTGTGGGAAGAAGTGAGAAATTCTTCAGAGAAAGAG cTCAAATCTTTTGGCGCCaaactgaaagagagaaataaccTCTTCCGAAAGTTGAGCAAAGTTCAGTCCCATGAAATGAAGGAGGTGTTGTACTCAAATCTTGTGCAGGCTAATCTG GAGGAGCAGCAAAGGTCGAGAGGAACGATTGAGGAAGCAGATGAGATGCTAAAAAGTTTGGATGACTGTATTCAGGAATTAGAAACCG AACTTGCTGCAGTTGAAGAAAATGGCTTCGAAGACAAACCAAGTCTGAAATCACGTCAGGAAG aaatgcaGAAAGTTACTGAGGCTTTGGCAGATAATGACCG ACAAATATCCGAACTGGAGATGCAGAATAAGCAGAgttcaaataaactgaacaGGCTGAAAGCTGAGACCAGGAACCTTGAGAGCCACGTCAACGTTCTGCATAT GTTGAATGAATGGAAGTTTGCAAAGAAGACCGACAACTGCACCACCTACACTTTCCTTCATGAGACCTTTCATCTAGAGCTGGTTTATGAAAAATCCAGTG GAAATGATGCTGGTGATCAGTCTGAGAGGAAAATATCACATATCGCATTCAAACTTCAACTTGATG ATGAGAAGTCACAGGGCCATGCCTGCCTCGTTCACAAACTGCTCTCTGAGTACTTCGAGCGGGAAAGTGACTGGGTGGAGAAGTATCCAACCAGCAGACATGTTCCAAAG CTGCTCCATGATGTTAGTCTGGCGGTGAGTCGCTGTCGTCTGCTGGGAGAAGAGTTGCGCCTGCTGAAAATGTGGGGCGGTCTAAGGCTTGATATTCTCAACATCAACTGTGTGGACACTCA GGTGCACATTGTGTTCAGCCGTCTCAAGACATTTTCCAAGTTTGAAGTGATCTTCTCTGTCAGTTTGATCGACCACCTCTGTGTCCTTAAAGTGCAGAGCTTCAAAAACATGATCGGAAACACAAC GATCCAGCAGATTGAGGAGATTGTGGCGTCGTTCAGTCCAACCAAGAACCTCCTGACGAAAATTGTCAAGAAGATTCATGATCATCTGCTCTGTTGA